A window from Salvelinus namaycush isolate Seneca unplaced genomic scaffold, SaNama_1.0 Scaffold2000, whole genome shotgun sequence encodes these proteins:
- the LOC120037988 gene encoding adhesive plaque matrix protein-like, producing the protein MYRLRQLRKLKLSRTLLVRLYTSITESLLTFSITIWFIYAPARCKGKLQRIVQSVEKVIGCHLPSIKDLPASSTRTQVRSSPTLPAPARPCPTLPAPARPCPTLPAPARPCPPLPDPARPCPTLPDPARPCPPLPAPARPCPTLPDPARPGTPYFKDSALTDDDKDSFPGGAEDKYSFPRGAEDKDSFPRGAGVKDNFPGVAEDKVSFPCGLEDKNSFPGGLEDKYSFPGGAEDKDSFPGGAEDKDSFPGGLEDKYSFPGGLEDKYNFPGVAEDKDSFPRGLEDKDSFPGGLEDKYSFPGGAEDKDSFPRGAGVKDNFPGVAEDKDSFPRGLEDKDSFPGGLEDKYSFPGGAEDKDSFPGGAEDKDSFPMEDKDSFPGGAEDKDSFPGGVEVKDSFPGVAEDKDSFPHGADDKDSFPGGLEVKDSFPGGAEDKDSFPRGAGVKDNFPGVAEDKDSFPRGLEDKDSFPGGLEDKYSFPGGAEDKDSFPGGAEDKDSFPMEDKDSFPGGAEDKDSFPGGVEVKDSFPGVAEDKDSFPHGADDKDSFPGGLEVKDSFPGGAEDKDSFPGGADDKDSFPRGAEDKDSFPGVAEDKDSFPGGAEDKGSFPGGAEDKDSFPGGAEDKDSFPG; encoded by the exons ATGTACCGTCTGCGCCAGCTGAGGAAACTCAAACTCTCTCGGACACTTCTGGTTCGATTGTACACATCCATCACTGAGTCCCTCCTCACCTTTTCTATCACCATCTGGTTTATTTATGCACCTGCCCGCTGCAAGGGCAAACTGCAGCGCATTGTCCAGTCTGTGGAAAAGGTCATCGGCTGTCACTTGCCCTCCATCAAGGACCTGCCTGCCTCCAGCACAAGGACGCAGGTCAGATCATCGCCGACCCTGCCTGCCCCTGCCCGACCCTGCCCGACCCTGCCTGCCCCTGCCCGACCCTGCCCGACCCTGCCCGCCCCTGCCCGACCCTGCCCGCCCCTGCCCGACCCTGCCCGCCCCTGCCCGACCCTGCCCGACCCTGCCCGACCCTGCCCGCCCCTGCCCGCCCCTGCCCGACCCTGCCCGACCCTGCCCGACCCTGCCCGACCCGGCACCCCATATTTCAAAGACTCCGCTCTGACAGACG ATGATAAAGACAGCTTCCCAGGGGGTGCAGAGGATAAATACAGCTTCCCTCGTGGTGCAGAGGATAAAGACAGCTTCCCTCGTGGTGCAGGGGTTAAAGACAACTTCCCTGGTGTTGCAGAGGATAAAGTCAGCTTCCCTTGTGGCTTAGAGGATAAAAACAGCTTCCCCGGTGGCTTAGAGGATAAATACAGCTTCCCAGGGGGTGCAGAGGATAAAGACAGCTTCCCTGGTGGTGCAGAGGATAAAGACAGCTTCCCTGGTGGCTTAGAGGATAAATACAGCTTCCCTGGTGGCTTAGAGGATAAATACAACTTCCCTGGTGTTGCAGAGGATAAAGACAGCTTCCCTCGTGGCTTAGAGGATAAAGACAGCTTCCCTGGTGGCTTAGAGGATAAATACAGCTTCCCAGGGGGTGCAGAGGATAAAGACAGCTTCCCTCGTGGTGCAGGGGTTAAAGACAACTTCCCTGGTGTTGCAGAGGATAAAGACAGCTTCCCTCGTGGCTTAGAGGATAAAGACAGCTTCCCTGGTGGCTTAGAGGATAAATACAGCTTCCCAGGGGGTGCAGAGGATAAAGACAGCTTCCCTGGTGGTGCAGAGGATAAAGACAGCTTCCCAATGG AGGATAAAGACAGCTTCCCTGGTGGTGCAGAGGATAAAGACAGCTTCCCTGGCGGTGTAGAGGTGAAAGACAGCTTCCCTGGTGTTGCAGAGGATAAAGACAGCTTCCCTCATGGTGCAGATGATAAAGACAGCTTCCCTGGTGGCTTAGAGGTTAAAGACAGCTTCCCAGGGGGGGCAGAGGATAAAGACAGCTTCCCTCGTGGTGCAGGGGTTAAAGACAACTTCCCTGGTGTTGCAGAGGATAAAGACAGCTTCCCTCGTGGCTTAGAGGATAAAGACAGCTTCCCTGGTGGCTTAGAGGATAAATACAGCTTCCCAGGGGGTGCAGAGGATAAAGACAGCTTCCCTGGTGGTGCAGAGGATAAAGACAGCTTCCCAATGG AGGATAAAGACAGCTTCCCTGGTGGTGCAGAGGATAAAGACAGCTTCCCTGGCGGTGTAGAGGTGAAAGACAGCTTCCCTGGTGTTGCAGAGGATAAAGACAGCTTCCCTCATGGTGCAGATGATAAAGACAGCTTCCCTGGTGGCTTAGAGGTTAAAGACAGCTTCCCAGGGGGGGCAGAGGATAAAGACAGCTTCCCTGGTGGTGCAGATGATAAAGACAGCTTCCCTCGTGGTGCAGAGGATAAAGACAGCTTCCCTGGTGTTGCAGAGGATAAAGACAGCTTCCCAGGGGGTGCAGAGGATAAAGGAAGCTTCCCAGGGGGTGCAGAGGATAAAGACAGCTTCCCAGGTGGTGCAGAGGACAAAGACAGCTTCCCTGGTG